The DNA sequence TTCAACATTTTACACTAAaaatgcatattttatttttcttaaatttattatatttttattttgttcttatcattaaatgaataatgttttttatatcatttttgttaatttgtttatattattaatgaataaaatcaACGCACGTTTTGTGATTAGGTAAAAATCTccgtgcatatatatatatatatatatatatatatatatatatataaaagtaaaactcTTTCAACAAAAAATCGAATCCCATTTTAATTCTCAGATCCAAGCTTGGGAgacagagaaagagaaagagaatggaCGCCATTGATTCTGTGTTCGATCCGCTGAGAGAATTCGCAAAGGACAGCGTGAGGCTCGTGAAGCGCTGCCACAAACCCGATCGCAAAGGTGAAACCCTAATCCCAATTCTCCTTCTTCCCTTCCACTTCGATTCGAGTTGTGGATCCTTATTTTTCCgattcttttttgtattttagaaTTCTCCAAGGTTGCCGTCCGTACTGCAATTGGTTTCGTCGTGATGGGATTCGTCGGTTTCTTCGTGAAGATCATTTTCATTCCAATTAACAACATCATCGTCGGATCTGGTTaggtaaattatatttcttcacacaaaaatgttttttttttttttttatattctacttTTTGGCTACTTGGATCTCTCTGTTTTTTACCTGCTCAAATCACAGATTtcgatttgaatttttaatttttgtgtaaatggttttaaaaattcattCGAATGCCTTTTGTGGTTGACTGATTGGGAAGAAGTATTGTTTCAGCTGTTAGCTTCATTTTCTCGTGATTGCATGTAACATTAGCAACTTGATATGAAGTGAATATGGCTTTGATTTGATGTATAAAGGATGTGTAAACAGTAAGGAATAAGCGAAGCGAAATGGATCAATGTAGAACAGAATAAAGTTACCATGTCTcttgtttggatattttataaACAGTGAAATTGAAAATAAGTAAGTTAATCAAGGGTGGTCTGTTTGAATACATTTTATGGCGTGTCAAGGAAGCGTGATGAATTGGAGTGGTTAggattattgtttaattaatgaCAGAAAGAAAGTTTGTTTGTCTGAATATTGTACAAATTAAGATCAACTTGTATTTTGTCTGCCGTTTTCGTCCTTACCAGATCATACTTTAGAAGATTGCCAGCTTAACTTTCTTCTTATGTggtatgtttgttttctttgattccGGCTTCCTGATGGGCGCTCAAGATGAATCCATGTCTAATGAAGCATTGACGTTGAACTTGATTGAGTTTCAAATCAAAC is a window from the Glycine max cultivar Williams 82 chromosome 2, Glycine_max_v4.0, whole genome shotgun sequence genome containing:
- the LOC100527335 gene encoding transport protein Sec61 subunit gamma isoform X1, producing the protein MDAIDSVFDPLREFAKDSVRLVKRCHKPDRKEFSKVAVRTAIGFVVMGFVGFFVKIIFIPINNIIVGSG